One window from the genome of Nicotiana sylvestris chromosome 9, ASM39365v2, whole genome shotgun sequence encodes:
- the LOC138878333 gene encoding uncharacterized protein codes for MLIRSSKFKPVKNSTVEGSVNKLSRTNGEPSVVVKKGSPSDVAAKQEKSKVVVPGVANKPSIIVKGARTDHQAYEHRRALMKILNEAHVPNKISENHLEKIANKIFEVNRVTFSDDELPVEGTEHNRSLYLTVKYEDSVVTRMLVDNGSSANISPLSTLNKLKVDDERIHMNIICVRGFDNGGKDSVGDIVLELTIGPVEFTMEFQVLDVVVFYNLLLGQPWIHAAKAVPSTLHQMVKFEWDRQEIVVHGEDNLCAHSVASFPFIEAEDDKGTWVYQVLETVPVEKVPERKCVPTPKIAAASVMVAFEVLRNGFLLAADMKRDKRLKQKAWALPKPIPHLSRSFVKPSARKRPVTIVPSSMVDIDEELIERSREIECDDESEYDEDEAFEEIKPQIREEIIKALFEYKDIVAWSYDDVPGLSTNLVVHKLPIDPTFPPVKQKLRKFKADMSVKIKEEVTEQLDAKVIRVTRYPTWLTNVMPVPKKDGNSRVCVDYRDLNKASPKDNFSLPNIHILIDNCAKHEIGSFVDCYAGYHQILMDEEDVENTVFITPRGTYCYQVMPFGLKNAGTTYMRAMTTIFHDMIQKEIEVYVDDVIIKSRK; via the exons ATGCTGATTCGGTCCAGTAAGTTCAAGCCAGTTAAAAATTCAacagttgaaggatcagtgaacaagttgagcaggacaaacggtgaaccatctgtggtagtcaagaaaggatccccaagtgatgttgcggcaaagcaagaaaagtcaaaagtggttgttccgggagtggcaaacaagcctagCATAATTGTAAAGGGTGCCCGTACGGatcatcaagcct atgagcatcgtcgggccctgatgaaaattttgaacgaggcccatgtccCCAACAAAATTTCAGAGAACCATCTAGAgaagatcgccaacaaaatatttgaggtgaatagGGTCaccttttctgatgatgagttgcctgtggaaggtactgaacacaacagatCTCTCTATCTCACGGTGAAATatgaagattctgtggtcaccAGGATGTTAGTCGATAATggttcaagtgcaaacatctcccctctctctactctgaacaagttgaaagttgatgatgagagAATTCACATGAACATCAtatgcgtccgaggatttgataATGGAGGGAAAGATTCtgttggtgatatagtgcttgagttgactataggaccggtggaattcaccatggagttccaggtactggACGTGGTTGTCttttacaatttgctgttaggtcaaccttggattcatgctgccaaagcagtcccgtccactcttcatcagatggtcaagttcgaatgggatagacaggagatcgtcgtgcatggcgaggataatttgtgtgctcacagtgTTGCCTCTTTCCCGTTCATTGaggctgaagatgacaaagggacTTGGGTCTACCAAGTCCTTGAAACAGTGCCGGTTGAGAAAGTTCCAGAAAGGAAatgtgttccaactccaaagatagccGCTGCATCCGTCATGGTGGCCTTTGAAGTGTTGAGAAATGGCTTTTTGCTAG CGGCAGATATGAAAAGGGAtaaaaggttgaaacagaaggcatgggcacTTCCAAAGCCTATTCCGCATCTCTctaggtcttttgtcaagcccaGTGCCAGGAAACGCCCAGTAACGATAGTTCCAAGTTCTAtggttgacattgatgaagagttaattgaaaggtccagag aaatagagtgtgatgacgaatcagaatatgatgaggatgaggcctttgaagagatca AACCAcaaatcagggaagagataattaaagcattgtttgagtataaaGATATtgttgcatggtcgtatgatgatgtGCCCGGTTTGAGTACCAATttggtggtccataaattgccaattgatccaACATTCCCTCCCgttaagcagaagttgagaaagttcaaagctgacatgagtgtgaaaattaaagaggAAGTCACGGagcagcttgatgcaaaggtcattcgagtcacgcggtatcccacgtggTTAACCAATGTtatgcctgtgccaaagaaagatggtaattctagagtgtgtgttgattaccgtgacctCAACAAAGCCAGTCCAAAGGACAATTTctcactgccaaatatccacattttgattgataattgtgctaagcatgagattgggtcttttgtggattgctatgcggggtatcatcagattttaatggatgaggaagatgtggAAAATACAGTATTCATCACGCCtcggggaacatactgctatcaggtcatgccttttggtttgaaaaatgctgggacaacttacatgagggcaatgacaaccatattccatgacatgatacaaaaggagattgaggtgtacgtggatgacgtaatcataaagtccaggaagtAG
- the LOC138878334 gene encoding tropomyosin-2-like encodes MEKKYQAEIHALKEKLRNMKFNNDLQAQEAEGERRKLAQENEALRAQVRKMRIEIENPGRSRKDEKLIYNLTQKVRDLEDDLQKIEAELADARAKLAKNAEGWASFVRQLKEKYDKGMVSIKKKLEKDLQQLQEKSHAAEQVLDARSQQIGQLLQEKGIIRERVRRIADYIVMKCNECEDMTRSMFFASVMFFVQQIKDELFRLQEDMAQRPASRPTRAAVEALMYS; translated from the exons ATGGAGAAGAAATATCAAGCCGAGATTCACGCCTTGAAAGAGAAGCTGAGAAACATGAAATTCAACAATGATCtccaagcacaagaagctgaaggtgaaAGAAGAAAGTTGGCCCAAGAGAATGAAGCTCTCCGAGCTCAAGTTCGAAAAATGAGAATAGAAATTGAGAACCCAGGCAGGAGCAGAAAAGACGAAAAGCTCATCTACAACCTTACGCAAAAAGTGCGTGATTTGGAGGATGATTTGCAAAAGATTGAAGCGGAGCTAGCAGATGCCCGAGCTAAGTTAGCTAAGAATGCGGAAGGATGGGCTAGCTTCGTTCGGCAACTGAAGGAGAAGTATGACAAGGGAATGGTGAGTATAAAGAAAAAG CTAGAGAAAGATTTGCAGCAGCTTCAAGAGAAAAGTCACGCAGCTGAACAAGTTTTGGATGCCAGATCTCAGCAGATCGGACAATTGTTACAAGAGAAGGGTATTATTAGGGAAAGGGTTAGGAGGATTgcggactacattgtgatgaaatgcaacgagtgtgaagacatgaccaggtccatgttctttgcTTCAGTTATGTTTTTTGTCCAACAGATCAAGGATGAGTTGTTTCGCCTCCAAGAAGACATGGCGCAAAGGCCCGCATCAAGGCCAACTAGAGCAGCAGTTgaagcacttatgtattcttga
- the LOC138878335 gene encoding uncharacterized protein, translating to MAGQELDASVIDPTREGEVSDVNLKEELYKLKHQMAEMYQAWVKGNPPPSYPANLAFVPPLAQYQEPPTIDSSPSFPIYHHYQGTTSQTPQTPPPKPIPYPPPPATPIFMAPLPTILHRSSSESLFQTPDNQYYPLEPTFKALEHYSYTPHFDLLVETEKPPKNPKQEEMFRKVRSLEQSFINMQGLGGQVSLAYKDLCLFPDIQLPVGFKMPKFDLYDGHGDPVTHLRGLCCKMRGASGKDEMLMAYFSQSLSGTVLEWYTHQDRNRWYTWDDLAQEFARHF from the coding sequence atggctggccaagaattggatgcaagtgttattgatccgacAAGGGAGGGGGAAGtgtctgatgttaatctgaaagaggagctatataagttgaaacaccagatggcagagatgtaccaggcatgggtgaAAGGGAATCCACCaccatcataccccgccaaccTTGCTTTCGTCCCGCCACTGGCTCAATACCAAGAACCTCCCACTATTGATTCATCTCCATCcttccccatttaccaccactaccaaggcaccacttcccaaactccacaaacaccaccacccaaaccaatCCCATACCcccctccaccagccacccctattTTCATGGCACCCCTACCAACTATACTCCATAGATCCTCTAGTGAGTCCTTATTCCAGACCCcagataaccaatactatccactggagcctactttcaaggccctagagcattactcctacactcctcatttcgACCTCCTTGtcgagactgagaaaccacctaaaaacccaaagcaggaggagatgttcaggaaggttagaagtctggaacagtcattcataaacatgcagggattgggaggccaagtgagtttagcctacaaggatttgtgtctatttcccgATATTCAGTTGCCGGTGGGATTTAAGATGCCGAAATTTGATCTATATGACGGGCATGGAGACCCGGTGACCCACTTGAGGGGATTATGTTGTAAAATGAGAGGGGCCAGTGGGAAAGATGAGATgctgatggcatactttagccagagtctgagtggcacggtattggagtggtacactcatcAAGATCGCAacagatggtatacctgggatgatttggcccaagaatTTGCTCGTCACTTCTAA
- the LOC138878336 gene encoding uncharacterized protein, producing the protein MHFGFKVSCGHGSPRSASFERFRSVSTPDPGRMEDSRLEAHTVSTMIVRSLSVVQISGVQVRDQHAYCNMVEEELDDEPWFHDIREYIRSEVYLVQATGDQKRTIQCLASGSFFNGGVCKNELQILDC; encoded by the exons atgcattttgggtttaaggttagttGTGGACATGGGAGTCCAAGAAGTGCTAGTTTTGAGAGATTCAGATCTGTTAGTACACCAGATCCAGGGAGAATGGAAGactcgagacttgaagctcataccgtatcgacaatgatTGTAAGATCTCTGTCAGTGGTTCaaatcagtggagttcag gtccgcgatcagcatgcttactgtaacatggtggaagaagaacttgacgatgaaccttggttccacgatatcagggagtacatcaggTCGGAAGTATATCTagtacaagccacaggggatcaaaagagaacaattcaatGTTTGGCAAGTGGATCTTTCTTCAATGGGGGAGTTTGTAAAAacgaactccagatcttggattgttga